A window of Variovorax paradoxus genomic DNA:
CGTCCAGCATTTCGGAAAGGGCGCGGGTGCCTTCACGACCGCGGCGCTTCTTTATGCGGGCGCTGCCGCCGTCGGCTTCGCGACCCGGCAGCGGGTGGAGCGCGAAGCGCGCATGGTGCGCGGCGACCTGCCCCGGCTCCTGTTGATGGCGGCTTTCGGTGCGTTGATCGGCCCCGTCGCCCTGGCCTGGGGGCTGCAGCACACGAGCGGCACCAGCGCTTCGCTGATGCTGACGCTGGAAGCGCTGTTCACGGCGGTGCTGGCGCGGCTGCTCTACCAGGAGACGATGGACCGACGCGTGTGGGCGGCCATGCTGCTCCTTTTTGCCGGCGGCGTGGCGCTGGTCCTGGACCAGGGTCGAAGCGGCGGCACGCAGCTTTGGGGAATGCTGGCCGTGCTCGTGGCGACGGCCGCCTGGGGCGTGGACAACACGCTTTCGCGCGCACTGGCCGAACGGGACCCGGGCCAGGTCGTTCTGGGCAAGGCCGCCATCGGCGCGGTGGCGGCGACCCTTTTGGGCTGGCTGCTGCACGAGCCGGCACCCGCGCCGGCTGCGATGGTGATCTTGTTCACCGTCGGCGCGACCGGATACGGGCTCAGCCTTCGCTTTTATCTTCTTGCGCAAAGAGCCTTCGGCGCCGCGCGCACCGGCTCGGTCTTCGCCTTCGCGCCGTTCATCGGCGCGGCCTTTGCCATCGCGCTCGGCGATCGAAGCGGTACCTGGGTAATGGCGGCCGGCGGCGTGCTGATGATGCTCGGCGTGGTGCTGCACCTGATCGAATCCCACGGCCACGAACATGCGCACGAGCGCCTCGCGCATGAACACGCGCACCGCCACGACGACGGGCACCATGACCACACCCACGAGGTCATGCCGTCAGGCGCCCACAGCCATCCGCATGTGCACGAGCCGTTCCGGCATGCCCATGCGCATGTGCCGGATGCCCATCATCGGCACGCGCACTAGCTAAGCCACTAGGCGGGAAGCAGGAAGGAAAGCAGCAGGCCCAGCACCGCGCAGGCACCGAGCAGCGGCAGCACGCCGACCTTGAAGCGGAACAAGGCAATCGCCGCGGCCACGGCAATCGCAGCCGAGACAGCGTCGAAGCGGCCGCCGAAGCCCTGCGGCCACAGCACGTGATAGGCGAAGAAAAGCGCCAGATTCAGGATCACGCCCACCACGGCCGCGGTAATGGCCGACAGCGGCGCGGTGAATCCCAGCTTGCCATGCGTGGCCTCGATGGCGGGGCCGCCGGCCAGGATGAAGACGAACGACGGCAGGAAGGTGAAGAAGGTCACCACCGTGGCGGCCAGCGCACCCGCCAGGAACAGCGAATCCGGCCCCAGCACTTGGTGCAGCCAGCCGCCGACGAAGCCGACGAAAGCCACGACCATGATCAGCGGGCCTGGCGTGGTTTCTCCAAGGGCCAGTCCGTCGATCATCTGCGTGCCCGTCAGCCAGTGATGCTGCTCGACGGCGCCCTGGTAGACGTAGGGCAGCACGGCATAGGCGCCGCCGAAGGTCAGCAATGCCGCCTTGGTGAAGAACCAGCCCATCTGGGTGAGGGTTCCGCTCAGCCCCTGGACGGCAACAAGAATGCCCATGGCTGCGAGCCACAGGCCCAGTCCAATGCCCAGAACCTTGATCAGCCCCGAGCGCGAGAAACGCGCATGCGGCGGCGTGGGCGTGTCGTCGTCGATCAGCGCGGCCCCGTAGCTCTGTCGTGCCGCGCCGTGGCCGCCGCCCAGCGCGAAGACTGCGGGCGCGCGTTTCGCGCCGAAGTGCCCGATCACGCCGGCCGCCAGCACGATGGCTGGGAACGGGGTGTCGAATGCGAATATCGCCACGAAGGCCGCGGCGGCGATGCCCCACATCCACCCGTTTCTCAAGGCCCGGCTGCCGATGCGGTGCGCCGCATGCAGGACCAGCGCGGTGATTGCCGGCTTGATGCCGTAGAAAACACCGGCCACCGCCGGCACGTTCCCAAAGCGGATGTAGATCCACGACAGCGCGATCAGGATGAACAGCGAAGGCAGCACGAACAGCGCGCCGGCGACGATGCCGCCGCGCGTCTTGTGCATCAGCCAGCCGATGTAGGTGGCCAGCTGCTGTGCCTCGGGGCCGGGCAGCAGCATGCAGAAGTTCAGCGCATGCAGAAAGCGCTTTTCGCTGATCCAGCGGCGGCGCTCCACCAGTTCGGTATGCATGATCGCGATCTGCCCGGCGGGGCCGCCGAAGCTGATGAAGCCGAGCTTGAGCCAGAAGCGAAAGGCTTCGGCGAAAGTGACGGGTTGCAGGGGCGCGGAAGGCGCGGGGTTTGCGTCAGGCAAGGCAGTGTCCACGGAATGCTCCGTTGAGGGTCTCCAGCGCTTGGACGGGACACCGTCTTGCTTTGCAGGCCGGGAGGCTGTTTTCCCGGTGGGGCATCGTAGCAGCGTCCTGTGTCTTCACGGAGGGGTAGTTCTTGGTCCCGGTCGGCGATAACATCTGTATATCCATCCAGTTGTTTCGCAATGGACCCCGACGAACCCCTCCCTCCGGTCGCGCACACCGTTTCCGTCAAGGCCCTGTGCGCCTTTGGCGCGAAGGCGGGCGACCTCGACCTGCGCTTCGTGCCCGCGCCCAGCGCGCTCGAAGGCATGGCCGGCCACGCGCTGGTGCAGCACCGGCGCGGCGGCGACTACGAATGCGAGGTCGGGCTCGAAGCCACCTGCGGCGAGATGCATGTGCGCGGCCGGGCCGACGGCTACGAGTTCCACAAGGCCAGGGTGGAAGAGATCAAGACCTTTCGGGGCGACTTCGACGCCATCCGCGGAAACCACCGCGCACTGCACTGGGCGCAGGCACGCACCTATGGCTGGATGCTCTGTGAGCGGGACGGCCACGACGAGATGACCGTCGCGCTGGTCTACTTCGACATCGCCACGGGCGACGAGACCGTGCTGGAGGAGCATCACACCCGGGAAACCCTGCGCGAGCACTTCGAACTGCTGTGCGGCCGCTACGCCGCCTGGGCCGCGACCGAGGCTGCGCACCGCACCGCGCTGGACAGCACGCTGGCCGCGCTCGTATTCCCGTACGGCAGCTTCCGCGCGGGGCAGCGCGAGCTGGCCGAGGCTGTCTACCGTGCCGGCGCGGGCGGGCGCTGCCTCATGGCGCAGGCGCCCACCGGCATCGGCAAGACGCTGGCCACCATCTTCCCGCTGCTGAAGGCGCGCGCCGCCCGCAAGATCGACAAGCTGTTCTTTCTCACCGCCAAGACTTCGGGCCGCCCGGTGGCGCTGGACGCGCTGCGCGTGCTCGACAAGGGCCAAGGCCAGGGCCGGCTGCGCGTGCTCGAACTCGCGGCGCGCGAAAAAGTCTGCGAATACCCCGACCGCGCCTGCCACGGCGACGCTTGCCCGCTCGCCAAGGGCTTCTACGACCGCCTGCCCGCCGCGCGCGAGCAGGCAGCGAAGGTGGCGTGGCTCGACCGCCAGTCGCTGCGCGACATCGGCCTTGCGTATGAGGTCTGCCCGTATTTCCTCGCGCAGGAAATGGCGCACTGGGCCGACGCCATCGTCGGCGACTACAACTACTACTTCGACAGCAGCGCCTTTCTCTACGCCACCATGCGCGAGGCCGACTGGCGCGCCGCCGTGCTGGTGGACGAAGCGCACAACCTGCTCGAACGCGCACGCGGCATGTACACGGCCGAGCTCGACGGCGGCGCGCTGGAAGAGGCCCATCGCATGGCACCGGCCGTGCTGCGCGGCCCGTTGGCCCGCGTTTTCCGGGAGTGGGACACGGTGCAGCAATCGCAGCAGGCCGACTACGAAACCGGCGACGAGATACCCGAGCGCTTTCTTCGCACCCTGCAGGCGGCCAACACCGCCATGGCCGAGCATTTCGCGGCCACGCCCGATGCTTCGCAGGGGCCGCTGCAGCGCTTCTTCTTCGATGCATTGCATTTCGCACGGCTGGCCGAGGCCTTCGGCGACCATTCGGTGTTCGAGCGCACCCTGGGCGCCACACAGCAGGCGCGCCGGCTGGCGATCCGCAACCTCGTGCCGGCGCCTTTCCTGCAGGGGCGCTTCGTGGAGGCGGCGTCGGTCACCTGTTTCTCGGGCACGCTGTCGCCTTTCGAGTTCTACCGCGACGCGCTCGGCCTGCCCGAAGACACCGCGCTGCTCGACGTGGCCTCGCCATTTCACAGCAAACAACTGCATGTCGAAGTGGCCATGGACGTGTCGACGCGCTTTCGCGACCGCGCGGGCTCGCTGCGCAACGTGGCGGACATCATCGGCGCGCAGTACGAGCGCCTGCCGGGCAACTACCTCGCGTTCTTCAGCAGCTTCGACTACCTGGAGAAAGCCTGCGCCGCCTTCTCCATGCGACACCCCGGCGTGCCCGTGTGGACCCAGACGCGCGGCATGCGCGAGGCCGAGCGCCATGGCTTCATCGCGCGCTTCGAGGAAGGCGGGCAGGGCATAGGCTTCGCGGTGCTGGGCGGCGCGTTCGGCGAGGGCATCGACCTGCCGGGCAGCCGGCTGATCGGCGCCTTCGTGGCCAGCCTGGGGCTGCCGCAATACAACGAACTCAACGAGATCACCCGCGAGCGCATGCAGACGCGCTTCGGCAAGGGCTACGAGTACACCTACCTCTATCCCGGCCTGCAGAAGGTGGTGCAGGCGGCGGGCCGCGTGATTCGCACGGAGGACGACCGCGGCGTGCTGCATCTGCTGGACGACCGCTTCGCGCGTGCCGAAATCCGGGAACTGCTGCCGCGCTGGTGGCATGTGCGGACTGCCGGGGTGCGAATATCGAGCGATGAATGAATTAGGAATTTGCTGACATTAGGCTCCCTCAATTGAATTGAAATTAACGCCGAATTAAAAAATTTCCGGGACTTCCTTTGGGGTCGTTGCCGCTTCCGCCAAATTCGGGATTTAGACTCGATGAGGAATATTCAACAACGGGATGGCCCTCAATGAAATCAATTCGCTCGGTCAAGAATTCGGCAGTCATTAAAAAATCGCGGAGGCGGTTCTTGCAAACAGGCGCGCAAACCGCAACGGTGCTTTGGGGAGGTTCGGTTCTGGCCGGCTGCGGCGGTGGAGGCTCGGGTGGCGGAGCAGGCCCGGGCATTGAAAGCTTGCTTCCTCCCGCAGCCAACCCGCCTCGTGACAACCCGCCGCCCGCCGCAAGCGGATCTGCCACGGAGAACCCGCCGCCTTCGGCAACCAACTCGGCCATCGAAGATTTTTCGCCCACTGCGACCAGCCCGGTCATTCAGTCTTTTTTCCCGTCCGCCGGGGTTGCTGGCAGCGTAATTGTTATCAAGGGTTCTAAATTCGATTCGACCGCGTCGGTGAGCTTTGGCGGTAAGGCTGCAACTCAATTCACAGTGGACTCCGAAACACAGATTTCAGTGACCGTGCCCGCGTCGGCGACCACCGGTCCGGTCATCGTCCGAACGGCTAGGGGAGCCGCCCGATCCAGCGCGCAGCTTGCGGTACTGGCCGCGCCTGGGCCAGCAAAGGACTATCGACTCACTTGGCATGACGAATTCGATGGCACCAGCGTGGACAGCAACAAATGGCGGGTGGTCGACAAAAGGCGGGACGATGCGCAGCAGACGCCCGACGCCGTCGCTGTCTCCAACAGCATCGTGACGATCTCTACCTACACGGACGCAGGCACGCATTACACGGGCTGGCTCGATACGAACAAGGACCCGGGCTGCAAATTCACTTTCGGGTATATCGAGGCGCGCATTCGATTCGTGAACGCTCCGGGGCAGTGGTCCGCGTTCTGGTTGCAGTCCAACAGCAACAGGGTGTATACGCCAGAAAATCCGGCTGCGGGAGCGGAAATCGACGTTATCGAACATCGGGCGGTCGGGGCGAACAATGCGGATGACGTCAGCAATTCGCATTCGAGCGCAGTGCATTGGAATGGCTATACGCCGGGAGAGGCAAAGAGCAGAGACAGCAAGGTGAGGTCACTGCCGGCGGGACAGTCGTTCTCCGACTGGCATACGGTGGGTTTGCTTTGGACTTCGACCGAATATCAGTTCTACCTCGACGGGAAGCAGTTCTGGAGCACCACAGAGGGCATTTCCGAGAGCCCCGAATACATCCTGCTGACCACCGAGATCAAGGACAAGGCCTGGGCGGGCAACATTCCGCCGGAGGGCTACGGTCCGCGCGGCGCCAGTACCAATCCGGTCATGCAGGTCGACTGGGTCCGCCTCTGGCAACCATGACTGAGGGCCCGTGACAAGGAAGACGCGCTCCACCCGACGCCTCGAGCATGCCGCCCAGCCCGACCTGTTCGGCGAGGCGCCCGTGGCTGCCATCGAGGGCCTGCGCTACGAGCGCGACTTCCTGTCCTTCGCCGAAGAGGCCGAACTGCTGCGCATCGTGCAGGGCTTGCCGCTCAAGGAGATGCGCTACAAGGAATACACCGCGCGCCGTCGCGGCACCAGCTTCGGCGGCAGCTACGACTTCGACACCAACCGCCTCAAGCCCGGCGCACCGCTGCCCGAGGTGCTGCATCCACTTCGGGAGAAGGCGGCGGCATGGGCCGGTATCGCGCCCGAAGATCTCAGCCATGCGCTGATTGCCGAGTACCGCCCAGGTACGCCGCTCGGCTGGCACCGCGATGTGCCCGACTTCGAGGACATCGTCGGCGTCTCGCTGCAAGGCGACGCGGTGATGCAGTTTAGGCCCTACGTGCCGGGCTCGCCCAACTCCGGGCCGGCCGCGCTCGAATTCCTGATCGAGCCGCGCTCCGTGTACCTGCTGCGCGGGCCGGCCCGCTGGGCGTGGCAACATGCCATCGCGCCGACCGAGGCGCTGCGCTACTCCATCACCCTGCGAACACGGAAAACACGCTGACCATGAACCGCACCGTCTTTCTCAAGCTGCTCGCGCAAAAACTCCATCCGGTTCTGAAGGCCGAGGGCTTCGAGGGCACGGGCCAGACGCTGCGCCGCATCGACGGACCGATGATCCATGTGTTCAACGTGCAGGGCGCGAGCGGCGGCAAGAAGTGCTACCTGAACCTCGGCGCGCACCTGGACTTTCTG
This region includes:
- a CDS encoding DMT family transporter; its protein translation is MTARHLSLPAVKGGLLALLAAALFGISTPLVQHFGKGAGAFTTAALLYAGAAAVGFATRQRVEREARMVRGDLPRLLLMAAFGALIGPVALAWGLQHTSGTSASLMLTLEALFTAVLARLLYQETMDRRVWAAMLLLFAGGVALVLDQGRSGGTQLWGMLAVLVATAAWGVDNTLSRALAERDPGQVVLGKAAIGAVAATLLGWLLHEPAPAPAAMVILFTVGATGYGLSLRFYLLAQRAFGAARTGSVFAFAPFIGAAFAIALGDRSGTWVMAAGGVLMMLGVVLHLIESHGHEHAHERLAHEHAHRHDDGHHDHTHEVMPSGAHSHPHVHEPFRHAHAHVPDAHHRHAH
- the chrA gene encoding chromate efflux transporter; protein product: MDTALPDANPAPSAPLQPVTFAEAFRFWLKLGFISFGGPAGQIAIMHTELVERRRWISEKRFLHALNFCMLLPGPEAQQLATYIGWLMHKTRGGIVAGALFVLPSLFILIALSWIYIRFGNVPAVAGVFYGIKPAITALVLHAAHRIGSRALRNGWMWGIAAAAFVAIFAFDTPFPAIVLAAGVIGHFGAKRAPAVFALGGGHGAARQSYGAALIDDDTPTPPHARFSRSGLIKVLGIGLGLWLAAMGILVAVQGLSGTLTQMGWFFTKAALLTFGGAYAVLPYVYQGAVEQHHWLTGTQMIDGLALGETTPGPLIMVVAFVGFVGGWLHQVLGPDSLFLAGALAATVVTFFTFLPSFVFILAGGPAIEATHGKLGFTAPLSAITAAVVGVILNLALFFAYHVLWPQGFGGRFDAVSAAIAVAAAIALFRFKVGVLPLLGACAVLGLLLSFLLPA
- a CDS encoding ATP-dependent DNA helicase, producing the protein MDPDEPLPPVAHTVSVKALCAFGAKAGDLDLRFVPAPSALEGMAGHALVQHRRGGDYECEVGLEATCGEMHVRGRADGYEFHKARVEEIKTFRGDFDAIRGNHRALHWAQARTYGWMLCERDGHDEMTVALVYFDIATGDETVLEEHHTRETLREHFELLCGRYAAWAATEAAHRTALDSTLAALVFPYGSFRAGQRELAEAVYRAGAGGRCLMAQAPTGIGKTLATIFPLLKARAARKIDKLFFLTAKTSGRPVALDALRVLDKGQGQGRLRVLELAAREKVCEYPDRACHGDACPLAKGFYDRLPAAREQAAKVAWLDRQSLRDIGLAYEVCPYFLAQEMAHWADAIVGDYNYYFDSSAFLYATMREADWRAAVLVDEAHNLLERARGMYTAELDGGALEEAHRMAPAVLRGPLARVFREWDTVQQSQQADYETGDEIPERFLRTLQAANTAMAEHFAATPDASQGPLQRFFFDALHFARLAEAFGDHSVFERTLGATQQARRLAIRNLVPAPFLQGRFVEAASVTCFSGTLSPFEFYRDALGLPEDTALLDVASPFHSKQLHVEVAMDVSTRFRDRAGSLRNVADIIGAQYERLPGNYLAFFSSFDYLEKACAAFSMRHPGVPVWTQTRGMREAERHGFIARFEEGGQGIGFAVLGGAFGEGIDLPGSRLIGAFVASLGLPQYNELNEITRERMQTRFGKGYEYTYLYPGLQKVVQAAGRVIRTEDDRGVLHLLDDRFARAEIRELLPRWWHVRTAGVRISSDE
- a CDS encoding family 16 glycosylhydrolase; translation: MKSIRSVKNSAVIKKSRRRFLQTGAQTATVLWGGSVLAGCGGGGSGGGAGPGIESLLPPAANPPRDNPPPAASGSATENPPPSATNSAIEDFSPTATSPVIQSFFPSAGVAGSVIVIKGSKFDSTASVSFGGKAATQFTVDSETQISVTVPASATTGPVIVRTARGAARSSAQLAVLAAPGPAKDYRLTWHDEFDGTSVDSNKWRVVDKRRDDAQQTPDAVAVSNSIVTISTYTDAGTHYTGWLDTNKDPGCKFTFGYIEARIRFVNAPGQWSAFWLQSNSNRVYTPENPAAGAEIDVIEHRAVGANNADDVSNSHSSAVHWNGYTPGEAKSRDSKVRSLPAGQSFSDWHTVGLLWTSTEYQFYLDGKQFWSTTEGISESPEYILLTTEIKDKAWAGNIPPEGYGPRGASTNPVMQVDWVRLWQP
- a CDS encoding alpha-ketoglutarate-dependent dioxygenase AlkB, whose product is MTRKTRSTRRLEHAAQPDLFGEAPVAAIEGLRYERDFLSFAEEAELLRIVQGLPLKEMRYKEYTARRRGTSFGGSYDFDTNRLKPGAPLPEVLHPLREKAAAWAGIAPEDLSHALIAEYRPGTPLGWHRDVPDFEDIVGVSLQGDAVMQFRPYVPGSPNSGPAALEFLIEPRSVYLLRGPARWAWQHAIAPTEALRYSITLRTRKTR